In the Anastrepha obliqua isolate idAnaObli1 chromosome 1, idAnaObli1_1.0, whole genome shotgun sequence genome, one interval contains:
- the LOC129238546 gene encoding uncharacterized protein LOC129238546, translating to MATRILERYGGQNDPQLSERHSQTLEWARKVVRGAEEGSGKGVEASAPHPGSGVKRQRSQEEDVSKEKRPKIGGGPPKSFSEVAKQASSIILGVMDSGREDGAISREEWKRVASAISAVFMKVVRENPGPPPNCESAGWHYGSYKRIVCADERSALMYRAAVALVGEVWEGAKLKVVDRRDLPVRPRARVWLPSEPSASKEMEEILRYCNPKLPTHNWRVVKVEKTEGSYRQALILLNAESLSPLAEAKGIINYGFEKVVLKVYHTDARGDAPAHPEVLGEARPTVEEAPVDMEVDSVTSEGDNAYDVRSLPGSVISIGSFFDRAEEERLLASESEDAVLEVMERILEDE from the coding sequence ATGGCTACCAGGATCCTGGAGCGCTACGGTGGCCAGAATGACCCTCAGTTATCTGAGAGGCATTCTCAGACGCTCGAGTGGGCCAGGAAGGTGGTCAGAGGAGCAGAGGAGGGCAGCGGAAAGGGAGTGGAAGCGAGCGCTCCACATCCGGGCTCGGGAGTAAAAAGGCAACGCTCCCAGGAGGAGGACGTCTCCAAAGAGAAGAGACCCAAGATTGGTGGTGGCCCACCAAAATcgtttagcgaagtcgctaagcAGGCAAGCTCCATCATTCTCGGGGTGATGGACAGCGGTAGAGAAGACGGCGCTATCTCTAGGGAGGAGTGGAAGAGggtagcgtccgccatctctgccgtattcatgaaggtggtgaggGAAAACCCTGGACCACCTCCAAACTGTGAAAGTGCCGGATGGCACTACGGTTCCTACAAGAGAATCGTCTGCGCTGACGAACGGTCAGCTTTGATGTATAGGGCGGCAGTAgccttggtgggagaggtatgGGAGGGAGCCAAGCTGAAGGTAGTGGACAGAAGGGATCTACCTGTGCGTCCGCGGGCACGTGTCTGGCTCCCCTCCGAACCCTCTGCTTCGAAGGAgatggaggaaatcctccgctactgtaaccccaaacttcccacgcacaactggagggtggttaaggtggagaagactgagggatcctatcggcaagcgctgattctgctgaatgcagagtcTCTCAGTCCTCTTGCTGAAGCAAAGGGGATCATCAACTATGGCTTCGAGAAGGTAGTCCTTAAGGTCTACCATACCGATGCCAGAGGAGATGCCCCCGCACATCCGGAAGTGCTGGGAGAAGCAAGGCCCACAGTAgaggaagctcctgtggacatggagGTAGATTCCGTCACGTCGGAGGGTGACAATGCTTATGACGTCCGCTCTTTACCGGGGTCCGTCATAAGCATCGGGTcgttcttcgacagggcggaggaggagaggcttctggcctcggagAGCGAGGACGCCGTCCTGGAGGTGATGGAGAGGATCCTGGAGGatgaa